A single genomic interval of Psychroserpens sp. NJDZ02 harbors:
- a CDS encoding ABC transporter permease, with product MMFLFERDTWQEVYDSLSKNKLRSALTMVGVWWGILLLIGLLGSAKGLENSFNRLFGDFATNSVFVWAQSTSKPFKGFQEGRQVNLTVSDAKKIEENVEGIEFVVPRNVNTALVVHSFLSGSFSVNGDYPILDQVQKKKMIQGRFINQTDIDENRKVVVISEEIYKQLFEKDAEMIGEYIQLNSMNFKVVGMFETGNGNMGPSSDIHIPFTTFQQIYNMGDEIRWMMITGKPEYDISQIESDAKLILRNLNNIHPDDTRAFGSFNLGKEFAKITGFLSGMQFLTWFVGVATLIAGVFAIGNILLITVKERTKEIGVRRALGATPYEIKRQIIVEAVSITLLAGLLGIISGGWILIALDSAFGQGAGAVIVNASVSITVVFVALLILVVLGTLIGLIPAFKATSIKPIEALREE from the coding sequence ATAATGTTTTTATTCGAAAGAGATACATGGCAAGAAGTTTACGATAGTTTAAGTAAAAATAAACTCCGTTCTGCATTAACTATGGTTGGTGTTTGGTGGGGAATTTTACTGCTAATCGGTTTACTAGGCTCGGCAAAAGGATTGGAGAATTCTTTTAATCGTTTGTTTGGAGATTTTGCCACAAATAGTGTCTTTGTTTGGGCACAAAGTACAAGTAAACCGTTTAAAGGATTCCAGGAAGGCCGCCAAGTAAACTTAACGGTTAGTGATGCTAAAAAGATAGAGGAAAATGTTGAGGGTATCGAATTTGTTGTGCCCAGAAATGTAAACACAGCTTTAGTTGTTCATAGTTTTTTATCAGGTAGTTTTAGTGTTAATGGTGATTACCCAATACTAGATCAGGTTCAAAAGAAGAAGATGATTCAAGGACGCTTTATCAATCAAACTGATATTGATGAAAACAGGAAGGTCGTTGTGATTTCTGAAGAAATTTATAAGCAACTATTTGAAAAGGATGCCGAAATGATTGGGGAGTATATTCAATTAAACAGCATGAATTTTAAGGTTGTTGGTATGTTTGAAACAGGTAATGGTAACATGGGACCATCAAGTGATATTCATATTCCTTTTACAACGTTTCAGCAAATATATAATATGGGAGATGAGATTAGATGGATGATGATTACTGGTAAACCAGAATATGATATCTCTCAAATAGAATCTGATGCTAAATTAATTTTAAGAAACTTAAATAATATTCATCCAGATGATACACGTGCTTTTGGTAGTTTTAATCTAGGAAAAGAATTTGCTAAAATCACCGGATTCCTATCTGGTATGCAGTTTTTAACTTGGTTTGTGGGCGTCGCTACTTTAATAGCTGGTGTATTTGCAATTGGAAATATATTACTTATTACGGTAAAAGAAAGAACGAAGGAAATAGGAGTTAGACGTGCTTTAGGAGCAACACCTTATGAGATAAAAAGACAAATTATTGTTGAGGCTGTATCTATAACCTTATTAGCTGGATTATTAGGTATCATATCTGGTGGTTGGATACTTATTGCTTTAGATAGTGCTTTTGGTCAGGGGGCAGGAGCTGTAATTGTTAATGCGTCCGTATCTATAACAGTTGTTTTTGTTGCTTTATTAATATTAGTGGTATTAGGGACTTTAATTGGGTTAATTCCAGCATTTAAAGCAACAAGTATAAAGCCAATAGAGGCTTTAAGAGAAGAGTAA
- a CDS encoding efflux RND transporter periplasmic adaptor subunit, which yields MKKVIKIIVIIALVIALVMVLIYFKDSNSKSVEDFKTADPFFTSINTKTVATGKLNPEEEVELKPQISGIIDKILVEEGDIVKKGDVIAKIRVVPNEQSLVGASSQISSAKLSFNNSKTMYDRNKTLFDKGVVSKQDFENSELALNQAQETLSQAQNNYQIIKRGSLSGGGSANTNIIALIPGTILEIPVREGDQVIESNNFNAGTTIATIADMSKMIFEGKVDEAEVGKLEEGKEIKVILGAINGKEFPAKLTFVAPKGMEENGAVQFTIKADVTVESSTKIRAGYSANAEIEMESRDSTLVIKESLLQFNRITEKPFVEIEKQAGKFEKRDVELGLSDGINVEIKEGVKEGDKIKVWNKASKEDNDEDED from the coding sequence ATGAAAAAAGTAATAAAAATAATTGTAATTATTGCTCTGGTAATAGCACTTGTTATGGTTTTAATATATTTTAAAGACTCTAACTCTAAGTCTGTTGAAGATTTTAAGACAGCAGACCCATTTTTTACCTCAATAAATACCAAAACAGTAGCTACGGGTAAGTTAAACCCTGAGGAAGAAGTAGAGCTTAAGCCTCAAATTTCTGGTATTATTGATAAGATATTGGTAGAAGAAGGTGATATTGTTAAAAAAGGAGATGTTATTGCTAAAATTAGAGTGGTTCCAAATGAGCAAAGTCTTGTAGGCGCAAGTAGTCAAATTAGTAGTGCAAAATTGTCTTTCAATAATTCTAAAACGATGTACGATCGTAATAAAACCTTATTTGATAAAGGTGTGGTTTCAAAACAAGATTTTGAGAATAGCGAATTGGCATTAAACCAAGCACAAGAAACACTAAGTCAAGCGCAAAATAATTATCAAATTATAAAAAGAGGGTCATTGTCAGGCGGAGGATCTGCTAACACCAACATTATAGCGTTAATACCTGGTACAATTTTAGAGATTCCTGTGAGAGAAGGTGATCAAGTTATAGAAAGTAATAACTTTAATGCGGGAACTACTATTGCGACTATTGCAGATATGAGTAAAATGATTTTTGAAGGAAAAGTGGATGAAGCTGAAGTAGGAAAATTAGAAGAAGGAAAAGAAATTAAAGTGATTTTAGGAGCAATTAATGGCAAAGAATTTCCTGCAAAATTAACTTTTGTTGCCCCAAAAGGGATGGAAGAAAACGGAGCTGTACAATTTACAATAAAAGCGGATGTCACTGTAGAGTCATCTACAAAAATTAGAGCAGGATATAGTGCTAATGCTGAAATTGAAATGGAATCTAGAGATAGCACTTTAGTTATAAAAGAGTCTTTATTGCAATTTAACCGAATTACAGAAAAACCTTTTGTTGAAATTGAAAAACAAGCAGGTAAGTTTGAGAAGAGAGATGTCGAATTAGGATTGTCTGACGGAATTAACGTCGAGATTAAAGAAGGTGTTAAAGAAGGAGATAAAATAAAAGTTTGGAATAAAGCGTCAAAAGAAGATAACGATGAAGACGAAGATTAA
- a CDS encoding TolC family protein, with protein sequence MKTKINMKQITYLVLLLVGFTASAQEKKWTLQECVSHALENNITVLQGQNTLLSNEQDIIASKGQFLPSISGSAGHSLSLGNTEIFPGQFVDRTSNSTSFSLSANQTVFNGFRLTNLYKQSQLNLETNKLELSRIKDDISLNVVNAYLNVLFNIENLEIAEAQYGFTEKQLQQVQDLVEAGVQPKANIYDAQATLSRDLQSVTVAQNNYDISLLTLSQLLQVPYDGFNIEEIEVNDPSIELMYEDAKPIVKYALDNRYEIKVAQKNIENAELSTEISKSGFLPFISVGYGFGSNVFYTNLLQNEDAFFNQLNDQKAHSFRLNVSIPIFSQFQNKTNVAKAKIQEDNARLSLEQTKLSLEANVQRAFTDAKAAFRSYEAAKVSLEAQTIAFQNAQERYNIGAMNAFDIEQTRLRLVNAEASLVNAKYDFVFKTKVLDFYLGKPITE encoded by the coding sequence ATGAAGACGAAGATTAATATGAAACAGATCACTTATTTAGTATTGCTTTTAGTTGGATTTACGGCTTCTGCACAAGAAAAAAAATGGACACTTCAAGAGTGTGTTAGTCATGCTTTAGAAAACAACATTACGGTATTACAAGGTCAGAATACTTTATTATCTAATGAACAAGATATAATTGCTTCTAAAGGACAATTTTTACCATCAATAAGCGGTAGTGCAGGACATAGTTTGTCTTTAGGTAATACAGAGATTTTTCCAGGACAATTTGTGGACAGAACCTCTAATAGTACAAGTTTTAGTTTATCAGCAAATCAAACGGTGTTTAATGGTTTTAGATTAACTAATTTATATAAGCAGTCTCAATTAAATTTGGAGACTAATAAATTAGAATTAAGCAGAATTAAAGATGATATTTCTTTAAACGTTGTTAATGCCTACTTAAATGTGTTATTTAATATTGAAAATCTAGAGATTGCTGAAGCGCAATACGGGTTTACAGAAAAGCAATTGCAACAAGTACAAGATTTAGTGGAAGCAGGTGTACAGCCTAAGGCTAATATTTACGATGCACAAGCCACTCTAAGTAGAGATTTACAAAGTGTAACGGTAGCTCAGAATAACTATGATATTTCATTGTTAACTTTATCGCAACTTCTGCAAGTACCATATGACGGCTTTAATATTGAAGAGATTGAGGTTAATGACCCATCTATAGAGTTGATGTATGAAGATGCTAAGCCAATTGTTAAGTATGCATTAGATAATAGATATGAAATTAAAGTCGCTCAAAAAAATATTGAAAATGCAGAATTATCTACTGAGATTTCTAAAAGTGGATTTTTACCATTTATAAGTGTTGGTTATGGTTTTGGGTCTAATGTGTTTTATACAAATTTATTACAAAATGAAGATGCTTTTTTTAATCAATTAAATGATCAAAAAGCACATAGTTTTAGGTTAAATGTTAGTATACCTATTTTCTCTCAATTTCAAAATAAAACCAATGTAGCCAAAGCAAAAATTCAAGAAGATAATGCTAGGTTAAGTTTAGAGCAAACCAAATTATCTTTGGAAGCAAATGTACAACGTGCTTTTACGGATGCAAAAGCAGCTTTTAGATCGTATGAAGCAGCTAAGGTCAGTTTGGAAGCACAAACAATAGCATTTCAAAATGCGCAAGAGCGTTATAATATCGGAGCAATGAATGCTTTTGATATTGAACAAACAAGACTACGATTAGTTAATGCTGAAGCTTCTTTAGTTAACGCTAAGTATGATTTTGTTTTTAAAACTAAAGTTCTAGATTTTTATCTGGGCAAACCAATAACAGAATAA
- the tsaB gene encoding tRNA (adenosine(37)-N6)-threonylcarbamoyltransferase complex dimerization subunit type 1 TsaB has product MAYILNIETSTTNCSVSLSNKGETLVLKEDYGNGYSHAEKLHVYIEEVLNEANITASHLDAIAVSKGPGSYTGLRIGVSAAKGLAYALEKPLISVSTLEALAYQIKAESGVIIPMLDARRLEVYSAIFDASYNLVRAIEAQILDESAFKKELVSGKVYFVGDGVEKTEKLINHQNAVFIENKLPSADQMSLLSFEKYKKSDIEDVAYFEPYYLKDFVAIKSKK; this is encoded by the coding sequence GTGGCTTATATATTAAATATTGAAACGTCTACGACAAACTGCTCAGTCTCTCTTTCTAATAAAGGGGAGACTTTAGTATTAAAAGAAGATTACGGAAATGGATATTCTCATGCAGAGAAATTGCATGTATACATTGAAGAGGTGTTAAATGAAGCAAATATTACAGCAAGTCATTTGGATGCCATTGCGGTAAGTAAAGGACCTGGGTCTTATACAGGTTTACGTATTGGTGTATCGGCAGCAAAGGGATTGGCGTATGCGTTAGAGAAGCCTCTGATATCAGTTTCAACTTTAGAAGCGTTAGCGTACCAAATAAAAGCAGAATCGGGTGTTATTATACCAATGCTGGATGCTAGACGTTTAGAAGTATACTCCGCTATATTTGATGCTAGTTATAATTTAGTGAGAGCTATCGAAGCACAGATACTTGATGAGAGTGCTTTTAAAAAGGAATTAGTTTCGGGGAAAGTTTATTTTGTAGGGGACGGTGTTGAGAAAACAGAAAAGCTAATTAATCATCAAAATGCTGTGTTTATAGAAAACAAATTGCCATCTGCTGATCAAATGAGTTTATTGAGTTTTGAAAAGTATAAAAAAAGCGACATCGAAGATGTCGCCTATTTTGAACCTTATTATTTAAAAGATTTTGTAGCAATAAAATCTAAAAAATAA